Proteins co-encoded in one Prunus persica cultivar Lovell chromosome G6, Prunus_persica_NCBIv2, whole genome shotgun sequence genomic window:
- the LOC18773511 gene encoding non-specific lipid-transfer protein 1, translated as MAYSAMTKLALVVALCMVVSVPIAQAITCGQLFSNLAPCIPYVRGGGAVPPACCNGIRNVNNLAKTTPDRQAACNCLKQLSASIPGVNPNNAAALPGKCGVSIPYKISASTNCKTVK; from the exons ATGGCTTACTCTGCCATGACTAAGCTTGCTTTGGTGGTGGCCTTGTGCATGGTTGTGAGCGTGCCCATTGCTCAAGCCATAACATGTGGCCAATTGTTCAGCAACCTTGCACCATGCATACCCTACGTGAGAGGCGGTGGAGCTGTGCCTCCAGCTTGCTGCAACGGCATTAGGAACGTCAACAACTTGGCAAAGACCACCCCTGACCGCCAGGCCGCTTGCAACTGCCTGAAACAGCTTTCCGCCAGCATCCCCGGAGTCAACCCTAACAATGCCGCAGCGCTTCCCGGCAAGTGTGGAGTTAGTATTCCTTACAAGATTAGCGCCTCCACCAACTGCAAAAC CGTGAAGTGA
- the LOC18773078 gene encoding non-specific lipid-transfer protein — translation MASYALIKLAVFVALCMVVSVPIAYAITCDQVSHNLVPCLDYLRNCGAVPEPCCRGISNLNDLGRTTAERRTICNCLKQNAPSLTGVNPTLAEELPAKCGVNVPYKISPNPNCANVQ, via the exons ATGGCTAGCTATGCATTGATTAAGCTTGCTGTGTTTGTGGCCTTGTGCATGGTGGTGAGTGTACCCATAGCCTATGCCATAACATGTGACCAAGTCTCCCACAACCTCGTTCCATGCCTAGACTACTTGAGGAATTGCGGTGCTGTCCCTGAACCTTGTTGCAGAGGAATTAGCAACCTCAATGACTTGGGAAGAACCACCGCTGAGCGCCGGACCATTTGCAATTGTCTGAAACAAAATGCTCCTAGCTTGACCGGAGTTAATCCAACCTTGGCAGAAGAGCTTCCCGCCAAGTGTGGAGTCAATGTTCCTTACAAGATTAGCCCCAACCCAAACTGCGCAAA CGTGCAGTGA